TCAGGCCCTGCAGTCGGATCTCAGCAACCTGGACAATGCAGCTGCGGCCGCGGGCGGGCTGGAGAAGCTGGTCCAGATTCTGGGCAGCGTGGACCGGGCCACCGAGGACACCGTCCTGGAGTCCATCGAGGACGAGCGCGGCGAGCTTGCAAACGAAATCCGGGAAATGATGTTCGTCTTCGAGGACCTGGTCAAGGTCGACGACCGCGGCATCCGGGAGATCCTCAAAAAGGTGGAAAGCCAGCAGCTGGTGCTGGCGATGAAGACCGCCAGCGAGGATATGAAGGCCAAGATTCTCAACAACCTCTCCTCACGCGCCGCGGAGATGTTGAAGGAAGACCTGGAGGTCATGGGCCCCGTGCGGCTGGCGGAAGTCGAGCAGGCCCAGCAGCAGATCGTGCGGGCCGCCAAGGAACTGGAGGCCGAAGGGGCCATCGTGCTGGGCGGCAAGGGAAAGGAGGACGTTCTTGTCTGATCCTTTGCATGCCCCTCAGGGGACGGCCGAGTGGCAGCCGATGCATTTTCAACGCGCCCCCGATCCGGACAGCGGCTGGGCGGCGGCCTCTCCGGGCGGCAGCGTCCTTCAATCCGGCTTCAGCGCACTTTACCCCCCGGGCGAGGCCGCGTGTGCGGCCCCCGCGCCCCAGGAGGCCCCGGACCAGGACCCGGCGGATGCCGAGGCTCTGCGCCGGGAAGCCTACCAGGAGGGCCTGGCCCGCGGGCAGGCTGAGGGCTTCGCCGCCGGCATGGAAAAGGCGGGCGAGGTGGTTGAAAACCTGCACCGGCTGCTTACCGCTGCCGAGCAATTGTGGCCCGCCCTGTGCCGCACCTACGAGCACCAGATCATCGCGCTGGTGGGACGGGTGGCGGAAAAGGTGGTCTGCGGGCATGTGGTCCTGGACCGGGAGGTGGTGCGGCGGACGATTCTCAAGGCCTTCGAGCAGATTCCCGAACCGCTGAACGTCGCCCTGGAGGTCAACCCCGAAGACTACGAGTACCTTGAGGCTCTCAAAAAACCCCTGATGGCCGAAATCCGCGGCCTCAAACAGCTCAGCCTGCAGGCCGACCCGTCGGTCGGCCGCGGCGGCTGCCGCATCGAAACCCGTTCCGGGACCATCGACGCCACCCTGGAGGCGCGCCTGGAGGCCGTTCGCCAATGCCTTCTGGAGACCGCCCCGCCGCCCCTCGTCGCCGCCGCTGCTGAAGCGCCGCCGGCGGATGACCGGCCCGGGCCGGCCTCGGCAATTCCCCCAGCGGTCCTTTCCCATGACCCCTGATCTGCACATCGACTGGGAACCGTATCAGCAGGCCGTTGCCGCCGCGGTCAGCATGCGTTTGGAGGGGCGCATCGCCAAGGTCATCGGGCTGATTGCCGAGGGCACCGGCCCGGACGTGAGCATCGGCAGCCTGTGCCGCATAAGCAACGAAAACGGCCCGGACCTTCTGGCTGAGGTGGTCGGCTTCAAGGAGGCGCGCGTATTGCTGATGCCATACGGTGATACCCGCGGGATCCGGCCCGGCAGCCGGATCGGGCTGGTCGACACCAGCCCCCGGGCCGATGTGGGCCGGGGGTTTCTCGGCCGGGTGGTGGACGGGCTGGGGCGGCCCATCGACGGCAAGGGAACCATCGCCGCCGAGGCCCGCTACCCCCTGCATGGCCGCCCCATCAACCCCATGGAGCGCGCGCCGATCCGGCAGCTCATGGATGTGGGCATCGGGGCCATCAACACCATGGTGCCCTTGGGGAGGGGCCAGCGGGTGGCCATCATGGCCGGCTCCGGGGTGGGCAAGAGCGTGCTGATGGGCATGATGACCCGCCACACGGCAGCTGATGTCACCGTGATCGGGCTGATCGGCGAGCGCGGCCGCGAGGTCGGGGATTTCGTTGGGCAAACCTTGGGCGCCGAGGGGATGCGCCGGGCCGCAGTCGTGGCGGCCACCTCCGACGCCCCGCCGCTGGTGCGGATGCGCGGCGCCTATCTGGCCACCACCCTGGCGGAGTATTTTCGGGACCAGGGAAAAAACGTGCTCCTGATCATCGACTCCATCACCCGTTTTGCCATGTCCTCCCGGGATGTTGGGCTGGCGGCCGGAGAGCCCCCCACCAGCCGGGGCTATACCCCGTCGTTCTTCGCCCAGCTACCGGTGCTGCTGGAGCGCGCTGGCAACTTGCAGGGGCGGGGCAGCATGACCGGCATCTACACCGTCCTGGTGGAGGGCGATGACATGAATGACCCGGTGGGCGACGCCGTGCGCTCCATCGTCGACGGCCATATCGTGCTCTCGCGCAAGCTGGCCAACCGCGGCCACTACCCGGCCATCGAGGTGCTGGAGTGCGTCAGCCGCGTCATGCGCGATGTGGTCGATCCGCAGCACCTGGCGCTGCGCGCCAAGGCGGTCGAACTGCTGGCGGCCTATCAGGGAGCCGAGGACATGATCGCTATCGGGGCTTACAGCGACGGCAGCGACCCGCAGATCGACCAGGCCAAACGGATGATGCCGCACCTCAGGCAGCTGCTCTCCCAGGAGATCGATCACCGGGTTGCCTATGGCGACGCGCTCCAGGCCCTGAGCGCCCTTTTCAAGGCCTGAGGCGGATCGCGTGAAACGTTTTCGATTTCGCCTGGCGGCGTTGCTGCGCTATCGAGAGTTTCAGGAGCGGCAGACCCGGCAGGCCGTTCTGGAGGCCAGTCGCGTGCTGGGGGAGTGCGAGGCCGATCTGGCGCGGCAGCAGGGGCGTCTGGACCAGGCGCGGGCGGCCTGTGAGGGTGAAGCACTGGGGGGGATGACCGCGGAGCGCTTCCTGCTTTTCACCCGGTTTGTGGCGGGGCTCGAAGCCCGGCGCGATGCCGCCCAAGCCCGGCGCCAAACGCTGCTGAAGGAGCTGGACGCCTGCCGCAAACGGCTGGCGGATGCCGTCGCTCAGCGGCAAGCCGTGGAAAAACTCAAAGAGCGCCGCCAGTCTGAATACGATCAGGACATGGCCAAGGAGTTGCAAAAGCAAACCGAGGAGATTGTCCTCATGCACCGGGGCCGGAAGGAAAAAAAATGAAGCGCCGCCGCCGCAACGCCATCAAAAACCTGCTGGTCGGTCTTTTGATGCTTAAAATCTCGCTGACCCTGGTTTTCCTGGCGGCCCCACTTTGGGCTCCCGATGCGGTGCTGCTGGAGAA
This Desulfobacteraceae bacterium DNA region includes the following protein-coding sequences:
- a CDS encoding FliI/YscN family ATPase, yielding MTPDLHIDWEPYQQAVAAAVSMRLEGRIAKVIGLIAEGTGPDVSIGSLCRISNENGPDLLAEVVGFKEARVLLMPYGDTRGIRPGSRIGLVDTSPRADVGRGFLGRVVDGLGRPIDGKGTIAAEARYPLHGRPINPMERAPIRQLMDVGIGAINTMVPLGRGQRVAIMAGSGVGKSVLMGMMTRHTAADVTVIGLIGERGREVGDFVGQTLGAEGMRRAAVVAATSDAPPLVRMRGAYLATTLAEYFRDQGKNVLLIIDSITRFAMSSRDVGLAAGEPPTSRGYTPSFFAQLPVLLERAGNLQGRGSMTGIYTVLVEGDDMNDPVGDAVRSIVDGHIVLSRKLANRGHYPAIEVLECVSRVMRDVVDPQHLALRAKAVELLAAYQGAEDMIAIGAYSDGSDPQIDQAKRMMPHLRQLLSQEIDHRVAYGDALQALSALFKA
- the fliJ gene encoding flagellar export protein FliJ, translating into MKRFRFRLAALLRYREFQERQTRQAVLEASRVLGECEADLARQQGRLDQARAACEGEALGGMTAERFLLFTRFVAGLEARRDAAQARRQTLLKELDACRKRLADAVAQRQAVEKLKERRQSEYDQDMAKELQKQTEEIVLMHRGRKEKK